One segment of Streptomyces sp. TG1A-8 DNA contains the following:
- the dxr gene encoding 1-deoxy-D-xylulose-5-phosphate reductoisomerase, translating into MTDSPVSPAPLADPHLVYDPLTGDGPKDVVILGSTGSIGTQAIDLVLRNPGRFRVTALSANGGRTALLAEQAHRLRVRTVAVAREDAVPALREALAERYGAGEPLPDILAGPDAARQVAASDCHTVLNGITGSIGLAPTLAALEAGRTLALANKESLIVGGPLVKALAKPGQIIPVDSEHAALFQALAAGARADVRKLVVTASGGPFRGRTRQELADVTVEDALAHPTWAMGPVITINSATLVNKGLEVIEAHLLYDLPFERIEVVVHPQSYVHSMVEFTDGSTIAQATPPDMRGPIAIGLGWPERVPDAAPAFDWSKASTWEFLPLDNEAFPSVNLARHVGRLAGTAPAVFNAANEECVEAFRSGALPFNGIMETVTRVVEEHGTPVTGTSLTVSDVLEAETWARARARELTATTATAEARA; encoded by the coding sequence ATGACCGACAGTCCCGTCAGCCCCGCACCTCTCGCCGACCCGCACCTCGTGTACGACCCCCTCACGGGCGACGGCCCGAAGGACGTGGTGATCCTCGGCTCCACCGGGTCCATCGGCACCCAGGCCATCGACCTGGTGCTGCGCAACCCCGGCCGTTTCCGGGTCACCGCCCTCTCCGCGAACGGCGGTCGCACGGCCCTCCTCGCCGAGCAGGCCCACCGGTTGCGGGTGCGGACCGTCGCGGTCGCCCGCGAGGACGCCGTGCCGGCGCTGCGCGAGGCCCTGGCCGAGCGGTACGGCGCCGGGGAGCCGCTGCCCGACATACTCGCCGGGCCGGACGCGGCCCGCCAGGTCGCCGCCTCCGACTGCCACACGGTGCTCAACGGCATCACCGGTTCCATCGGCCTCGCCCCCACCCTCGCCGCGCTGGAGGCGGGCCGCACCCTCGCGCTCGCCAACAAGGAGTCGCTGATCGTCGGCGGCCCCCTGGTCAAGGCGCTCGCCAAGCCCGGGCAGATCATCCCGGTCGACTCCGAGCACGCCGCGCTCTTCCAGGCACTCGCCGCCGGCGCCCGCGCCGACGTGCGCAAGCTGGTCGTCACCGCCTCCGGCGGCCCCTTCCGCGGGCGCACCCGGCAGGAGCTGGCGGACGTCACCGTCGAGGACGCCCTGGCCCACCCCACCTGGGCGATGGGCCCGGTGATCACGATCAACTCGGCGACCCTGGTCAACAAGGGGCTGGAGGTCATCGAGGCCCACCTGCTCTACGACCTTCCCTTCGAACGCATCGAGGTCGTCGTCCACCCCCAGTCGTACGTGCACTCGATGGTCGAGTTCACCGACGGGTCCACGATCGCCCAGGCGACGCCCCCCGACATGCGCGGGCCGATCGCCATCGGTCTGGGCTGGCCCGAACGGGTTCCGGACGCGGCGCCCGCCTTCGACTGGAGCAAGGCCTCGACCTGGGAGTTCCTCCCCCTGGACAACGAGGCCTTCCCCTCGGTGAACCTCGCCCGGCACGTGGGGCGGCTCGCGGGCACGGCCCCGGCGGTGTTCAATGCCGCCAACGAGGAGTGCGTCGAGGCCTTCCGCAGCGGTGCGCTGCCCTTCAACGGCATCATGGAGACCGTCACCCGGGTCGTGGAGGAGCACGGCACCCCGGTCACGGGAACTTCGCTGACCGTGTCGGACGTCCTCGAAGCGGAGACCTGGGCCCGGGCCCGGGCCCGCGAACTGACAGCCACGACGGCGACCGCGGAGGCGCGTGCATGA
- a CDS encoding acyl-CoA dehydrogenase family protein codes for MSAPTTPRTTVTEREAREVAEAARERNWRKPSFARELFLGRFRLDLIHPHPLPDPESVRRGEEFLARLRAFCETAVDPARIEREARIPDEVVAGLKELGALGMKIDPEYGGLGLSQLYYNKALALVGSVSPAVGALLSAHQSIGVPQPLKLFGTREQKAAFLPRCARTDISAFLLTEPDVGSDPARLATTAVPDGDDYVLDGVKLWTTNGVVADLLVVMARVPRSEGHRGGITAFVVEAGSEGVTVEHRNAFMGLRGLENGVTRLHRVRVPAAHRIGPEGAGLKIALTTLNTGRLSLPAMCAGAGKWCLRIAREWAAEREQWGKPIALHEAVGSKISFIAATTFALEAVLDLSSQLADEDRNDIRIEAALAKLYGSEAAWRMADELVQIRGGRGYETAESLRARGERAVPAEQLLRDLRINRIFEGSTEIMHLLIAREAVDTHLAVAGDLIDPRTSLREKARAGAHAGVFYAGWLPRLVAGPGQLPSSYSGFRHGRDLSRHLRHVERSARRLARCTFYGMSRWQGRMETRQGFLGRIVDIGAELFAMSAACVRAERLRSEGEHGREAYQLADAFCRQARIRVEELFGRLWTNTDDLDRTVVRDVLGGAYTWLEEGIVDPSGEGPWIADATPGPSAHENARRPYGT; via the coding sequence ATGTCCGCCCCCACCACCCCACGCACCACCGTCACCGAGCGCGAGGCGCGCGAGGTGGCGGAGGCCGCCCGGGAACGGAACTGGCGCAAGCCCAGCTTCGCCAGGGAACTGTTCCTCGGGCGCTTCCGGCTCGACCTCATCCACCCCCATCCGCTCCCGGACCCCGAGTCCGTGCGCCGCGGCGAGGAGTTCCTCGCCCGGCTGCGGGCCTTCTGCGAGACGGCCGTCGACCCCGCCCGCATCGAGCGCGAGGCCCGCATCCCCGACGAGGTGGTCGCGGGCCTGAAGGAACTCGGCGCCCTCGGCATGAAGATCGACCCGGAGTACGGCGGCCTCGGCCTGAGCCAGCTCTACTACAACAAGGCCCTCGCGCTGGTCGGCTCCGTCAGCCCCGCCGTCGGCGCGCTGCTCTCCGCCCACCAGTCGATCGGCGTGCCGCAGCCGCTGAAGCTCTTCGGCACCCGGGAGCAGAAGGCCGCCTTCCTGCCGCGCTGCGCCCGCACCGACATCTCAGCCTTCCTCCTCACCGAGCCGGACGTCGGCTCCGACCCGGCCCGCCTGGCCACCACGGCCGTGCCCGACGGCGACGACTACGTCCTCGACGGGGTGAAACTGTGGACCACCAACGGCGTGGTCGCCGACCTGCTCGTCGTCATGGCGCGCGTGCCGCGGTCCGAGGGGCACCGGGGCGGCATCACCGCGTTCGTGGTGGAGGCCGGCTCCGAGGGCGTCACCGTGGAGCACCGCAACGCCTTCATGGGACTGCGGGGCCTGGAGAACGGCGTCACCCGCCTCCACCGGGTGCGGGTCCCGGCCGCCCACCGCATCGGCCCCGAGGGCGCGGGCCTGAAGATCGCGCTCACCACCCTCAACACCGGCCGGCTGTCCCTGCCCGCCATGTGCGCCGGCGCCGGCAAGTGGTGCCTGAGGATCGCCCGCGAATGGGCGGCCGAGCGTGAGCAGTGGGGCAAGCCGATCGCGCTGCACGAGGCGGTCGGCTCCAAGATCAGCTTCATCGCCGCGACGACGTTCGCGCTGGAGGCCGTGCTCGACCTATCCTCGCAGCTGGCCGACGAGGACCGCAACGACATCCGCATCGAGGCCGCCCTCGCCAAGCTCTACGGCTCGGAGGCGGCCTGGCGCATGGCCGACGAACTGGTCCAGATCCGCGGCGGACGCGGCTACGAGACCGCCGAGTCCCTGCGGGCGCGCGGCGAACGGGCGGTCCCGGCCGAGCAGCTGCTGCGGGACCTGCGCATCAACCGCATCTTCGAGGGCTCCACGGAGATCATGCACCTCCTCATCGCCCGCGAGGCGGTCGACACCCACCTCGCGGTCGCCGGCGACCTCATCGACCCCCGCACCTCCCTGCGGGAGAAGGCGAGGGCGGGTGCGCACGCGGGTGTCTTCTACGCCGGATGGCTGCCCCGGCTGGTCGCCGGACCGGGCCAGCTGCCCTCCTCGTACTCCGGGTTCCGGCACGGCAGGGACCTGTCCCGGCACCTGCGCCACGTCGAGCGGAGCGCCCGCAGACTGGCCCGCTGCACCTTCTACGGCATGTCCCGCTGGCAGGGTCGGATGGAGACCAGGCAGGGCTTCCTCGGACGGATCGTGGACATCGGCGCGGAGCTGTTCGCGATGAGCGCGGCCTGCGTCCGGGCCGAACGGCTGCGGAGCGAGGGCGAGCACGGCCGCGAGGCCTACCAACTCGCCGACGCCTTCTGCCGCCAGGCCCGCATCCGCGTCGAGGAGCTCTTCGGCCGCCTGTGGACCAACACCGACGACCTCGACCGCACGGTGGTCCGGGACGTCCTCGGCGGGGCCTACACCTGGCTGGAGGAGGGCATCGTCGACCCCTCGGGGGAGGGTCCGTGGATCGCGGACGCGACCCCCGGGCCCTCCGCGCACGAGAACGCCCGCCGCCCCTACGGCACTTAG